AACAGGAGTAAACAAGCCAAAAGTGGTAAAAAAAACAAATTTCTCATCTGTGGCCTAAGTTAAATTTTTTATGGCTTCCGCCACCTGTTCCAATTGCCAGCGGGGTGTGGAGGTGGCTCCGCTGATGCCAACGCTTTGAGCCCCTTCAATCCATTCCTTTTGCAAGTCTTTCGCATGGCCCACCAAATAAGTCTTTGGATTCACCTCGCGGCACAGGCCAAAAAGGTAACGTCCATTGGAACTGTTGATGCCGCTCACAAAAATAATCACATCGTGGCTTTGTGCAAACTTTTTTATTGCAGGCCCTCTGCGCGACACCTGCCGGCAGATGGTGTCGTTCACCGTAAGCAATTCATCGGGATCGGCTCCCACGCTTTGCATCCCCTGCCATATCCTTTGGATAAGCTCCCCAAAACCTTCCAGGCTTTTGGTGGTTTGGCTGAATAATACCACAGGCTTCCTCAGGTCCACTATTTCAAGGTCTTTGGCATTGTCGCCCACCACGATGGCCCGGTAACCCGTTTGCCCCTCCAGGCCAATGACTTCCGGATGTCCTTGTTTTCCATAGATCAAAATCTGTGCCCCGGGCATCTCTTCAAAAGCCTTTTTAACCCTTTTCTGTAACTTGATTACGACAGGGCAGGTGGCATCGATCACCCTGGCCCCCTTTTCGTAAAATCTATGATAAGTCTCGGGTGGCTCGCCATGGGCACGCAGCAAGACGCGCTTCCCCTGAATGGCTTTCAAATGCCCGGGTTCGAGCTGCTGCATCCCCAGACCCTGAAGCCTTTTCTCTTCTTCCTCGTTGTGAACGATCTGCCCCAGGCAAAACAATGGCTCGCCCTGGTGCAAGGCCTCTTCCGCCCTCTCAATGGCACGTTTTACTCCAAAACAGAACCCGCTGCGGGCTTCAATCTCAATACGCATATCATTCGGGCTGGGAAGGAACGCTGTCTCCTGATTGGAACAAATCGGAAAAACTCGTGCTGATAGAAATGTGATTGGGTGCACCGGCCAGGTGATAATTAGAGCGGCCGTAGTTCAACTGAAACCTGGAGATCTTCACCCCAAAGCCCCAGGAAAACCCAACCGTCGAGAGACGGGTATCCACCTTCATCTCCTGCCGGCGACGGTAATTGTAACCGATCCGGAACGCAAAATTTTTACCCGGAAGAAATTCCATTCCCACCACCATATGTCGCATCAACTTATCAGAGAAATCACCCACACGCTCACTGGCGGTTTGGGAAGGCTCTTCATCGCCCCAGTAGCTCTGTCCGGGCAATTGAATGGGTGAAACATAGGTAAGGTCAAAGCGGTGCAGGTTATGTACGGCAAAGGAAAAACGCAGTGGCGCATTGGCCAGTTTTTTTGAGATCCCAAACACCAGGTCAAAGGGAAGGGATTCGCTGTTGTTTTCCCGGTAGTGGATCACTTGCCGCCCGATATTGCGCGCCACCAGGCCCATAGCCAAAAGGCGCTCAGGGTTTTGGTAGGTCACCGATACGTCTGCCGCCAATCCCCAGGAGTAATATTCTTCTAGCGAAGAATAAATCAGTTTTACATTGCTGCCGATGGAGAAATGCTCATTGAGCGGGCGGGCCCAGCCCAGCATGAAGTTGTATTCACCGGCCCCAAACTGCCCGTAGGTCTGTCCCGTCTCGTCTGCCTCAGTAAACACCCCGTAATCGATGTATTGCAAGGAGGCACTGAAGGTCCCGGGCTTTTCAAAGGTCTTGGCAAAAGCGACCGTCCCGTAATTGATGTCGCCGAAATAATCAACGAAATTGAGTGAAAGGTGATTGCTCACCTCAGGCCGCAAGAGAGAAGGATAAAACAAAGCCGACCCCAGGTCAGCATCCAGATCAGGCACGGGGTATCCGCCCAGTGCAGTGACCCTTGCCGAAACCGGTAGACCCAGAAACTCATAGGCCCTGCCGCTTTGCTGGGCAAAAACCAACACAGGTCCTGAAAGAAGAGCAATAAAAAGGAAAGACTTTAGCTTCTTTATCATTCCGGCAACAGATGGTTATTATTCAAAACGCCCTTTCACAGGGCTTATTATTCAAACACGTGGCAATCAAAATTGTTGCATCCGGCGCAGACTCTGGTCAATGGTCAGCACCCGTGGCACCACCAGTTGACGGTTGTCATTATGGATCACGTAATCGGCCCTTGCCACCAGTTCCTCTTCGGCAAACTGGTTTGCAGCCCTGCGCAACACTTCCTCACGGCTGATCCCATCGCGTTGCATCACCCTTTCGATACGCACTTCCAGCGGGGCTGCCACCACGATGACCTGATCGAAATGAGCGGCCATCCCCGATTCAAACAGGATGGCTGCCTCCTCAATGACATAGGGCTGATCCTTATTTTCACTGACCCACTCCAGGTAATCCGTGCGCACCAGGGGATGAACGATTCCGTTAAGCCGGTCCAGTTTTTCCCTGTCGTTGAACACAATGCCTGCAAGCGCCTTACGGTTCAGTTTCCCTTCCTCATCCAGGATATCTGCTCCAAATTCCTTCACGACTCTGTTTACCACGACTTCGCGTTCCATAATCACGCGAGCCCTGAGGTCAGCGTAGAACACCGGCACGCCAAGGTTCTCAAACACCTTGCACACCGTTGTTTTACCACTGCCAATATTTCCTGTCAGGCCTACCTGTAGCATATGCTGATCAAAGGGTTAAAACAACATGGTCATTCAATGATCAGGAATTCAACCGAGGAGGGCCTGATGCTCTGAATGCTTACAAATTCAGGGAAGGTCTCAACAATGACCTCCAGCCTGTCAGTATTGTCTGGATTCCCGCTGGGGCACACCACGTGGGCTTTGAACTGTGAGGCCTCCAACCGGGCATAATCTTTAAGAGACACCAGGCAAGTCACCGTCACCCGGTTGGGGAACAGCCGCAGGTTCCTTTGCCCCTGCCCTGCCTCCTGGGGGCAAACCACTTCGATGTTGAGGTCCACCGAAGTCTCGGTAAACTCTTCCACTGGTATGATCAGCTCGGCCTGGTTCACCTCCAGTGTCAAACCCTGGCCGAATGCCGGGTTCATAAGGGCCACGGGCTGCTGAACTGTTTCTGCAAGGAGTTCAAACGTCAGGGGCTCGGTGTAAATGGCCTGAAGGGTGTCGATGAGCTGCCGCGGGCCCCTGACGGTCACGCTGTCGGGGTTCAACGCCACCGGGCCATACTGCCCGAAACGGCGCTCAAAAGTATAAGTCGCATCAGGGCGGACCGGTAAACGTTTCTGGGCAGCATAGGCCAGACTGACAAATACCGTGTCGGGCCAGATACCCACCAGCTGACTGCTGGCGTCAAGACGTTCCGACAGCCGGCTGCGCAACTGTCCCGGCGAAACATAATGCCAGAGCTTACCATTGCGTGTCACCTTTCCCAGCGTCCCTGCATCCACACGGAGACTATCATAAGGCTTGGCATAACGGCTAAGCAGCAGACGGGCGCCATTGGTCTGAACGGTATAGCTTACCCGCTCGTGACTCAACTGGCTGACAACCACATCGGAGGACACATTCGTTATCACCAGTGGCTGCTCAAACACCATCTGCGCCTCGCGCGAAAGCTTGATGAAAAGCCAGAAAAAGGCGCTGCATAAAAGGCACAGCAGGAAGACATAGGTCTTTTTCTTCCTGCCCGGCTCACGAAACCGCTGCCGGAGGGTATGCCAGTATGCTTTGATGCTTTTCATCAGGTCACTTCCTAAAAACAAAAAGGTTGCTGATGACCGCGCTGACCGCAGACCCAATGGATCCACGGAAAACCCGGCCCGGCAACCTTCTGTGGTTCAATTAGCGGGTCTCGGCCAGATTCTCCGACACTGCATTCTGCGACACCGCCGACCGCTCGATCTTCAGGCGGTTCTGGCCTTCCACTTCAATGATGAAGGTCTTGTCGTTAATCTCAATGATCTTTCCGTGGATGCCGCCAATGGTGATGATCTTATCGCCTTTCTTCAGGTTCTCGCGGAATTTGTTCAGGTCCTTTTGCTTTTTCATCTGCGGACGGATGAAGAAGAAATAAAAGACCACGATCAGGAGGATCAGGGGTAAAAAGGCACCAATGCCACCAGCCCCGCCTTCTGCGGGAGGAGTCATAAGAATGATAGGATTCAAAAAATTCATGTTCAGGATATTTAAAGGTTAAAAATGGATTAATTCTGCAATACTTCTGCGGTGATCCTCAGCAGGTATTCCTGCGGCTGGGCATTGGTCACCACGCGGACGCTCTCCGACTGGAAGCCCTTTCGCCCTGCGCTGTTAAAACTCACCTTGATGCGTGCCTCGCCGCCCGGGGGAATGGGCTCACGCGGGTAATCACCCACGGTGCAGCCACAGCCGCTGCGCGTATTGACGATGATCAGCGGACCATCGCCCGTATTTGTGAAACTGAAACTATAGGTCACCTTTTCCCCAGAGAATATCTTTCCGAAATCGTACTCCGTTTTTTCAAAAGTCACTGCAGGGGCTTTGGTCTCGCCTGACGCAGGGCTGGTGGTTTCAACGGCCTGCGCTACAGAGGTGGACTCCCCACGCTTGCACGAAAAGGTTAAACCGGCCATCAGGGCAACGATCAGAAAAAAATGGATCTTATGGTTCATTATAGTTTTTTTATATCAAAATAACCGGTAAAAACAAAGGTATAAAAAAGGGTTCTAAGCCTGGTCTGAAAGGCCTTTAACATGCTTGTTGATTTTATTGTCGCGCACAAACTCTTCCACCAGCTTGTCGAGCACCCCATTGACAAACATCTTGCTCTTGGGCGTGCTGTACATTTTCGACAACTCAATATATTCATTCAGGCTCACCTTGACGGGGATCTCGCTGAATTTCAAAATTTCGGTCAGGGCCATCTTCATAATGATGACATCCATCAGGGCGATACGTTCCAGGTCCCAGTTCTGGGTCTTGGCCGAAATGATCCCTTCCATTTCAAGGTGGTTAAGGATGGTACGCTTAAACAATTCGCGCGCAAACACCCGGTCTTCGTCATCCTTAAACAGGTCCATCAGCATCAGTCCCAGTCCCGCCTCCGGGTCAACCCCCTTGAGGGTCTTCACCAGCATCATGTTCACCAGTTCCCAGTCGTCGATCCAGTAAATACTTTTTTCCTCATAAAACGAATGCAGCAGTTCGAAGTCCACGATGTCCTTCTTTACCATCCGGATCACAAAGTCGCGGTCATCGGCCACGCTGACCTCCTCCTTGCTCATGTAGGTATGGAAATAATGCTGTTGCTTGATGTGGGCCAGCAACTTACGCACCAGGTCCTGGTCGTTTTCCCAGCCAATGCGGCGTTTCTTGCATTTGGCCGCCAGCGACTCGTGCCCTGCAATGATTTGCAGCACCTTGTTGTCGACAAAGCGGGTATTGGGGTTCAGGTCATCCTGGCTGGGCAGGTGCTTGTAGCGGTTTTCGGCCAGCAGACGCTCCTCCTGGTGAAACAATTCGGCCAGCAGGGCAAACTGATACAGGTAAAGGTCGTAGATCTTTTCAATCCCAAAAAGCAGCTCTTTCTCGCCGGCGCCCAGGTCGGAGTTGCCCGACTGGAAAAAAGCATAAAGGCTCTGTAGCACTTTTACGCGCAAATGCCTTCGGTTTAACATAGGGTCAGTATTCAATGATACAAGGAACAGGGTCATTTGCCGGGAAATTTACCCGCAAAGGCCCGCCCGGAAACTTTGCAAAAGTAATGGAAATTTGCTTGTCTCCTGCCAAAAATTACCGCCTCTTCCTCACTATGCAATTTTTCCGCATGATTATCGTTTTTTTGGTTGAACCGTTATTATCCAAAAAACGTTTTATTAATATACATTTCTTCCTGCACCGGGTGATGAAAAAAAACTGACAAATGTAATGCCCGGGCATAATTTTTGCAGGAAAAGGAACTTTTAGCAACCGCAATGTTCTTTTAACGAAAGGAAGGAAAATGGACAATTTTGGCAGCCAGAACACAAGAGAGGATATTTTTTCCAAGGCAGTAAGGGCAGGAAAAAGAACGTATTTCTTTGATGTAAAAGCCACGCGCAACGAAGAATTCTACCTCACCATCACCGAAAGCAAGAAACGTTTCGACCAGCAAAGCGGCAAATTCTTTTACGAGAAGCACAAGATCTTCTTGTACCGCGAAGATTTTGACAAGTTCAGGGATGCCCTGAACGAAGCCTTCAGCGCCATTGAAGAAGCCCAGCCCGAAGCGCCCCACCTGAGCCGATCATACCGCGACGAAGGAGAAGGTGCCGATAACGGTCAAGCCGGCAAAGCCTCAGAGGATGGCACCCCAAACCCCGGCAGGGAGGATGGAGAGGCAGAAGAATAAGACCCGCATCCCCGCTGTATTTGCGCGCTTTGTAATTTTTAACAAAAAAAAGGCCGCTAAGCATCCTAAAATTGTAAATTTGCACTGGAGTAAAAAACGCTCCGGCCCGGATGGCTTTGGCCTGTTTTTTTCAGGCATCAGCCAAAGCACCGGACCAGCCGGGCAAATCAATTAATTAGAGAAAAAACCATCAATCGGCGTATTGTCCATAATACAATGCCTCCTTGCCTGGTTTCACTTCATCAATGCCTTTGAGTGAAACCAGCATTTTTTATGAAAGGAATATGAGTAAAGTAATAGCCATAGCCAACCAAAAAGGGGGTGTCGGAAAAACCACCACCGCCATCAACCTGGCCGCCAGCCTGGCGGTGCTCGAACACAAAACCCTGCTCATCGATGCCGATCCCCAGGCCAACGCCACCTCAGGGGTAGGCTTCGACCCCAAGGTGGTCAAGACCAGCATTTACGAATGCATCATCGACGACGTGGAGCCGCGCAACATCCTGCTCAACACCTCCACCCCCAACCTCGACCTCATCCCCGCCCATATCGACCTGGTGGGTGCCGAGATCGAGATGATCAACCTGCCCAATCGCGAGTTGATGATGCGCAAGGTGATTGACAAGGTGAAGGACGATTACGAATTTGTTATCATCGACTGTTCGCCCTCCCTGGGGCTCATCACCGTCAACGCCATCACCGCCGCCGACTCGGTCATCATCCCGGTGCAGTGCGAATACTTTGCCCTCGAGGGACTGGGCAAGCTGCTCAACACCATCAAGATCGTGCAGTCGCGCCTCAACACCAAACTCGAGATTGAAGGCATCCTGCTGACGATGTACGACAACCGCCTGCGCCTGTCGAACCAGGTGGTCGAAGAGGTGCGCACCCACTTCCAGGACCTGGTGTTCGACACCATCATTCAGCGCAACACCAAGCTGGGTGAGGCCCCCAGCTTTGGTGAGACCATCATCATGCACGACGTGCAAAGCCGCGGCGCCATCAACTACCTCAACCTGGGCCGTGAGATCCTGCAACGCAATGAATTGACAAAGATCCCGCAATCAGAGAAAAACATAGCCATAGAATAATGAATGCCAAAAAACGAGCATTAGGAAAAGGATTAAGCGCATTACTCGACCAGTCCGGAATGGAGCCCCAGCCCATTTACGACATCGAAAAGGACTTGCTGCCGGTAGGCACCGTTGGCAAGATCCTGCTTGACAGCATTGAAGGCAACCCCTACCAGCCCCGGACCGACTTCGACGACCAGGCCCTGCAAGACCTGGCCGCCTCCATCAAGGAACAGGGCGTCATTCAGCCGGTGACGGTGCGCCGGGGCGAGGATGGTAAGTTTCAGCTCGTCTCAGGCGAGCGCCGCTGCAAAGCCGCACGCATGGCAGGACTCACCGATATCCCTGCCTACATCATCATCGCCACCGATAACGCGATGCTCGAGATGGCCATCGTCGAAAACATCCAGCGCGAGAACCTCAACCCCATCGAGATCTCGCTGGCCTATAAGCAACTCATCGACACTTACGACCTCACCCAGGAGATGCTCAGCGAGCGCCTGGGCAAGAGCCGTTCGTCCATCGCCAACTACCTGCGCCTGCTCAACCTGCCCGGCGAGATACAGATCGGCCTGCGCCAGGACCTTATCACCATGGGGCACGCCCGCGCACTGGTGTCGGTCGATGACATCCAGACCCAGCTCGAGATCTACCAGGACATCCTGGCCCAGGGCCTCTCGGTGCGCGACGTGGAAGAGATCGTAAAAAGCCTCAACGAAACCGAAGCCGAGCCCGAACCACCCGCACCCAAACAGCCCCTCTCTCCAGAGATAAAAGAGAAATACCAGGCCTTGCAAAAGCAGCTAACGGGTTTTTACGGATCGAAGGTGCAGGTCAAGGGCCGCAGCGGAGGCAAAGGTTCTATCGTCATCAACTTCTCTTCTGATGAAGACCTCGAACGCATCCTGAACCTGATCCAGCACTAAAGCCCGCCAGCCTTGTCTATCGCGCCCGCATACCATCCCAATGCTTCGTGCACCCTCAGGGGGACAGCTAGGGACCGTGGTTTTGCCTGGCGTTATGCGGGGGGCCTTTTTGTCTTGCTGTTGCTGGCCCTGCCCCTCTTTTCGCAGACGCCCCTGCCCGACCAGCCCCAGCGCTCACCCGAAGCCCTGCCCATCGACACCCTGCCCTCTGGCCGGCGCATCCCCTCACCCGGACGCGCTGCCATGCTCTCGGCTACCCTGCCCGGACTCGGACAAGCCTACAACCGCGCCTACTGGAAGATACCCATCATTTATGCCGGCTTTGGGGGCGTGGCCTATGCTGTGAACTTCAACAACGACAATTACCAGGAGATGCGAAGGGCCTACCTGGCGAAAGTCGACGGCAACCCCAACACCCCTGACAACTACCCCCTTTATACCGATGCTTCCCTGAAAAGGGCCATGGAATATTACCGGCGCAACCTCGAACTCTCGTTCATCCTGGGCGCCGCCCTTTACCTGCTCAACATCCTCGATGCCAACGTACAGGCCCACCTGATGGACTTCGATGTAAGTGAAGACATCAGCATGAAGATAGAACCCCGGATGGATCCTTCACCTGCCCTGGCGGGTCCTGTCAGCCACCTGCCTGCCCTGAAATTCACTTTTCGATTCTAAGCATGGAACAGCCCCTGAAAATAGCGATCATTGGTTACGGCAAAATGGGCCACGAGGTAGAAAAGCACGCCCTGGCTGCCGGACACAGCATCATATGCAAGATCGACAACGAAGACGACTGGCGAAACTTCCCCGGCGAAGCCCAGGTGGCCATCGAGTTCACCACGCCCGACACAGCCGTCAACAACATCTACCGCTGCTTTGAAGCCGGCATCCCGGTGGTATGCGGCACCACCGGTTGGCACGACCGCCTGCCCGAGGTGAGCATGATCTGCCTGTCAAGAAACCAGACCCTGTTTTATGCCTCCAACTTCAGCCCGGGCGTCAACATCTTATTCGAGATCAACAGCCGCCTTGCTGAGCTGATCAATGGCTTTGGGCATTACCAACCCTCCATCAGCGAGACGCATCACATCCAGAAGCTCGACGCCCCCAGCGGTACGGCCATTGTGCTGGCCAACGGCATCATCGACCATAACCAACGCTTCAACACCTGGAAACTCAGGGATGAAGCCCACAGCCCTTTCGAAATCCCCATCGAGGCCCTGCGCATCGACCAGGTGCCGGGCACCCACCAGGTGGAATGGAAAGGCCCTGAAGACACCATAGAAATCAGGCATACCGCCCATAACCGCAGCGGCTTCGCCCGCGGCGCCCTGATGGCTGCCCAGTGGGTATGGCAAAAAAAAGGCGTGTTTACAATGAAAGATTTACTCAACCTATAATCCTACCGCAATGAGCATGTATATGATTTTGACCATCCTGTTTTTCCTGGCCTCGGCAGCAGGCCTGTGGAAGATCTTTGAAAAAGCCGGCAAGCCCGGCTGGTATGCCATCGTGCCCTTCCTCAACATTTACCACTGGCTCAAAATCATCGACAAGCCCCTGTGGTGGTTTATCTTCGTGCTGGTACCCTTTATCAACGTCTTCACCTTGCTGCTCATGGTGGTCGAGACGCTGAAGTGCTTCAACAAACACGGGCTGGGACAACAGGCCCTGGGGGTGATCTTCCCCTTTGTCTACCTGCCTTACCTGGGCTTCGCCCCCAGGGAGAAATACGTGCATCCCTCGAAGCTTCCCGAGATCCAAAAGTCGGGCTGGCGCGAATGGGCCGATGCCATTATCTTCGCCGTGGTGGCCGCCACCCTCATCCGTATGTTCATGATCGAGGCCTACACCATCCCCACCCCCTCGATGGAGAAATCGCTGCTGGTGGGCGACTACCTCTTCGTGAACAAGGTGACCTATGGCCCCAAGATCCCCAACACCCCCATCGCATTCCCCTTTGCCCACCATACCCTGCCCCTGACCAAGTTTACCAAGTCGTACCTGGAGTGGATCAAGCTCGATTATTACCGCTACCCCGGTCTGCGCCGCATCAAGAACAACGACGTGGTGGTGTTTAACTATCCCGATGGCGACACGGTGGCCCTGCAAAGGCAAAACGAAAGCTACTATGCCCTGGTGCGCAACATGGGGCGCGAGCAGGTATGGCAAAACTACGACATCGTAGCTCGCCCCGTCGATAAGCGCGAGAACTACATCAAGCGCTGTGTGGGCATTCCCGGCGACAGCCTGCAAATCGTCGACGGCGCCATCCTGGTGAACGGCACCCTGCTGCCCGACCCCGAGGGCGTACAGCATAACTTCCAGGTGGTCACCGATGGCACGCCCATCAACCCCAGGGTGCTCGAACGACTGAACATCACTAACTGGGGGATGATCTCCAGTGGGGTGTATATCCTGGAGATGACCCGTGAGGCGGCAGAACAGGTAAAAACCGTCACCAGCGTGGCCAGCGTCGAAAAGCTCAGCCGCCCCGCCGGACGCTACGAGCCCTACATCTTCCCCCACAAGCCCGAGTTTGCCTGGAATGAAGACAACTTCGGCCCCATCTACATCCCCAAAAAAGGCGCCACCATAGCCATCAGCCCCTCCAACATCGACCTCTATCAGCGCATCATCGACGTGTATGAAGGCAATGACCTGGAGGTCAATGGCGACCAGATCCTCATCAACGGCACGCCTGCCACCTCCTATACCTTCAAGCTCGACTATTACTGGATGATGGGCGACAACCGCCACAACTCGGCCGACTCACGCTTCTGGGGCTTCGTCCCCGAAGACCACATCGTGGGCAGCGCTATGTTCGTCTGGCTCTCCCTCGACAAGGAAAAGTCCTTCCCCGGGAATATCAGGTTTAATAAGACGTTCAGGGTGATTAGGTAAGGTTTAAGGTTCAAGGTTTAAGGTTCAAGGTTTAAGGTTCAAGGTTTCTGGAATTGCAGCCCCGAACTCCTCTCGCCTCAGGCGAGGGGTTTGGGGGGAGGTCCTTGATTTCAGATCAGAGAAAGACCCAGCCTTCCGGCTGGCAGGGATTCTTGATTTACGAAGGAAAGATTCCTTGATTAGGTTGAACGAATGCCCGCGAAGCGGGCCAGCCAACAATAGCCCCGGGTCGCGCAGCACCCGGGGAAACAGAAACGAGCCATTCCCCCCCTCGCCCCGCTGATTAGCGGGGCCGACCAATAAGCAAGCCATCAAATTGTCGCCGATTCGCTCACCACTCACTTCTCACTTCTCACTTCTCACCTCTCACCTCTCACTTCTCATCTCTCACTTCTTCCCACCATCGCCCTATCCCGGTCGTGTGCAGCAAGGCCCCATACGAGCCTTGCACGAGGATTACACGAGCATGGTACGAGCGTGGTTAAATGAATAATGAAAATTTAAAAATGAAAAATGAAAATTTTGGGATGAGCATACTATTTGGTTTTGGTTGAAGAGACCGGCTGCTCCTTGCTTTCCCCCAATCTGACCACACTACATTGATTGACAGTTACTTATATTATCGATCCTGGTTTTTAACTGCTATTTTTTGACTGGAATCCCAGCTTTCTCACTTTCTCCTTTACGCAGTTTGCGCAGTTTGCGCAGTTTACGCAGTTGCGCACTGGCAAGGTTTACGCAACTTCCGCAGCTTCCGCAGCTTCCGCAGCTTACGCAGCTTACGCAACTTACGCAACTTACGCAGCTTCCCAAACTTGCGCAACTTCCGCAGCTTTCATTTTTTTTTGAATTATCGCGGATATCTTCCATAATGCATTGATCTTTAAACCTCTTCCTTAACGTAATAAATTAAAGGATTGATCAAAAAAATGCTTTAACAGTCTGCTTTCCAACAGGAAGCTGTTCCCTCCATTGTTTTAAGGCTTTCAACAAATGGTCACCCAAAAGAAACAGGATCTGGCCTGACTGGAGGACTCATTGCAGATAAAGGATCAGTTGTAGGTAAAAGGTGACGCCCGTCCTTACGAATATTTTACTTATAATCATTTATAAATATATATTAATACCTAGATATGATATATTTAGCAAAAAACGCCCTTCCCCTGGTTGCCGCCAGGCAGGAACTGAAAGCGGAATGATGCTTCGGACAATGATAAACAAGGGCCACATACATTGGTTAATAAAGGAAAGGGAGAAAAGTGAGGATTTGAATATTTTGAAAAAATGATCAGGAAAACCAAACACCTGCCAATTGAATGAACTTTTGCCAAAAGAAAGGATTGCGCAATTTGGGGAAGCTGCGTAAGTTGCGTAAGCTGCGTAAGTTGCGTAAGCTGCGGAAGCTGCGTAAAGGTAAAG
Above is a window of Bacteroides sp. DNA encoding:
- a CDS encoding 4-hydroxy-3-methylbut-2-enyl diphosphate reductase codes for the protein MRIEIEARSGFCFGVKRAIERAEEALHQGEPLFCLGQIVHNEEEEKRLQGLGMQQLEPGHLKAIQGKRVLLRAHGEPPETYHRFYEKGARVIDATCPVVIKLQKRVKKAFEEMPGAQILIYGKQGHPEVIGLEGQTGYRAIVVGDNAKDLEIVDLRKPVVLFSQTTKSLEGFGELIQRIWQGMQSVGADPDELLTVNDTICRQVSRRGPAIKKFAQSHDVIIFVSGINSSNGRYLFGLCREVNPKTYLVGHAKDLQKEWIEGAQSVGISGATSTPRWQLEQVAEAIKNLT
- the porQ gene encoding type IX secretion system protein PorQ; this translates as MIKKLKSFLFIALLSGPVLVFAQQSGRAYEFLGLPVSARVTALGGYPVPDLDADLGSALFYPSLLRPEVSNHLSLNFVDYFGDINYGTVAFAKTFEKPGTFSASLQYIDYGVFTEADETGQTYGQFGAGEYNFMLGWARPLNEHFSIGSNVKLIYSSLEEYYSWGLAADVSVTYQNPERLLAMGLVARNIGRQVIHYRENNSESLPFDLVFGISKKLANAPLRFSFAVHNLHRFDLTYVSPIQLPGQSYWGDEEPSQTASERVGDFSDKLMRHMVVGMEFLPGKNFAFRIGYNYRRRQEMKVDTRLSTVGFSWGFGVKISRFQLNYGRSNYHLAGAPNHISISTSFSDLFQSGDSVPSQPE
- the coaE gene encoding dephospho-CoA kinase (Dephospho-CoA kinase (CoaE) performs the final step in coenzyme A biosynthesis.), whose protein sequence is MLQVGLTGNIGSGKTTVCKVFENLGVPVFYADLRARVIMEREVVVNRVVKEFGADILDEEGKLNRKALAGIVFNDREKLDRLNGIVHPLVRTDYLEWVSENKDQPYVIEEAAILFESGMAAHFDQVIVVAAPLEVRIERVMQRDGISREEVLRRAANQFAEEELVARADYVIHNDNRQLVVPRVLTIDQSLRRMQQF
- a CDS encoding YbbR-like domain-containing protein, with the translated sequence MKSIKAYWHTLRQRFREPGRKKKTYVFLLCLLCSAFFWLFIKLSREAQMVFEQPLVITNVSSDVVVSQLSHERVSYTVQTNGARLLLSRYAKPYDSLRVDAGTLGKVTRNGKLWHYVSPGQLRSRLSERLDASSQLVGIWPDTVFVSLAYAAQKRLPVRPDATYTFERRFGQYGPVALNPDSVTVRGPRQLIDTLQAIYTEPLTFELLAETVQQPVALMNPAFGQGLTLEVNQAELIIPVEEFTETSVDLNIEVVCPQEAGQGQRNLRLFPNRVTVTCLVSLKDYARLEASQFKAHVVCPSGNPDNTDRLEVIVETFPEFVSIQSIRPSSVEFLIIE
- the yajC gene encoding preprotein translocase subunit YajC, with product MNFLNPIILMTPPAEGGAGGIGAFLPLILLIVVFYFFFIRPQMKKQKDLNKFRENLKKGDKIITIGGIHGKIIEINDKTFIIEVEGQNRLKIERSAVSQNAVSENLAETR
- a CDS encoding DUF1573 domain-containing protein, which translates into the protein MNHKIHFFLIVALMAGLTFSCKRGESTSVAQAVETTSPASGETKAPAVTFEKTEYDFGKIFSGEKVTYSFSFTNTGDGPLIIVNTRSGCGCTVGDYPREPIPPGGEARIKVSFNSAGRKGFQSESVRVVTNAQPQEYLLRITAEVLQN
- the nusB gene encoding transcription antitermination factor NusB encodes the protein MRVKVLQSLYAFFQSGNSDLGAGEKELLFGIEKIYDLYLYQFALLAELFHQEERLLAENRYKHLPSQDDLNPNTRFVDNKVLQIIAGHESLAAKCKKRRIGWENDQDLVRKLLAHIKQQHYFHTYMSKEEVSVADDRDFVIRMVKKDIVDFELLHSFYEEKSIYWIDDWELVNMMLVKTLKGVDPEAGLGLMLMDLFKDDEDRVFARELFKRTILNHLEMEGIISAKTQNWDLERIALMDVIIMKMALTEILKFSEIPVKVSLNEYIELSKMYSTPKSKMFVNGVLDKLVEEFVRDNKINKHVKGLSDQA
- a CDS encoding DUF3276 family protein translates to MDNFGSQNTREDIFSKAVRAGKRTYFFDVKATRNEEFYLTITESKKRFDQQSGKFFYEKHKIFLYREDFDKFRDALNEAFSAIEEAQPEAPHLSRSYRDEGEGADNGQAGKASEDGTPNPGREDGEAEE
- a CDS encoding AAA family ATPase; this encodes MSKVIAIANQKGGVGKTTTAINLAASLAVLEHKTLLIDADPQANATSGVGFDPKVVKTSIYECIIDDVEPRNILLNTSTPNLDLIPAHIDLVGAEIEMINLPNRELMMRKVIDKVKDDYEFVIIDCSPSLGLITVNAITAADSVIIPVQCEYFALEGLGKLLNTIKIVQSRLNTKLEIEGILLTMYDNRLRLSNQVVEEVRTHFQDLVFDTIIQRNTKLGEAPSFGETIIMHDVQSRGAINYLNLGREILQRNELTKIPQSEKNIAIE
- a CDS encoding ParB/RepB/Spo0J family partition protein — protein: MNAKKRALGKGLSALLDQSGMEPQPIYDIEKDLLPVGTVGKILLDSIEGNPYQPRTDFDDQALQDLAASIKEQGVIQPVTVRRGEDGKFQLVSGERRCKAARMAGLTDIPAYIIIATDNAMLEMAIVENIQRENLNPIEISLAYKQLIDTYDLTQEMLSERLGKSRSSIANYLRLLNLPGEIQIGLRQDLITMGHARALVSVDDIQTQLEIYQDILAQGLSVRDVEEIVKSLNETEAEPEPPAPKQPLSPEIKEKYQALQKQLTGFYGSKVQVKGRSGGKGSIVINFSSDEDLERILNLIQH